A portion of the Oncorhynchus nerka isolate Pitt River linkage group LG27, Oner_Uvic_2.0, whole genome shotgun sequence genome contains these proteins:
- the LOC115127922 gene encoding cell surface glycoprotein 1-like, with protein MPISDLRMWTLLLGVIFGLLAPVQSDPVPASTEPPALAAGDFLGETFKIFKKRVVGPPDATNGTSSSDETVDLDHLVTPDPVTSDPEDQLPTFDPEEGSTDETEGSTTEDSMKHPTSGQDDEGELFDANLKPSFNLRPSPTPRPSPTPRPSQSNTEDNYEKYDYDSSPSDRPDSPEEDEMILDTESPTAEFVPTAEFVPTAEFVPTAEFVPTAEFVPTAEFVPTFVPTAEFVPTAEFVPTAEFVPTADVVPTVEFVPTAEFVPTAEFVPTAEFVPTAEFVPTAELNPTTDFPIDLEDVNAILDANPSPSPYPTHDANPSPSPYPTHDASTTTELEELEDDIFRPNFVASPSRVPDPSPSHSPISEFEEEDLLPLSLDPSFSTTSRPSQSSGSSHTPSSNLTSMTGLEEGGAAKMNTELAFTSTTSSAAPTTVRMNSDIEGSGSGFLPQSSTTVAAPAGEEDQTYNSLVDKPFIETKTRIQGSNRLALPREEPAVDTSTVLRDAAAVKPTPSRQHDSYTSGWLIIVAFVAGVVVLVVICVAIGTRDRWNAPAQASEKKVANESSGDEKAEREMERFLSKERPRENIHAGEYTVILLEDLPEKEPLD; from the exons CCTCGACAGAACCTCCCGCTCTGGCTGCTGGGGATTTTCTTGGGGAAACTTTCAAGATCTTCAAGAAGCGTGTAGTGGGTCCCCCGGATGCCACCAATGGAACATCCAGCAGTGACGAAACAGTGGACCTAGATCATTTGGTGACCCCTGACCCTGTGACATCTGACCCGGAAGACCAGCTGCCTACCTTTGACCCAGAGGAGGGCAGCACAGATGAAACAGAGGGCAGCACTACAGAGGACAGTATGAAACACCCCACTTCAGGACAAGACGATGAAGGGGAGCTGTTTGACGCCAACCTTAAACCTAGCTTTAACCTCCGCCCCAGTCCAACTCCTCGCCCCAGTCCAACTCCTCGCCCCAGTCAAAGCAACACAGAGGACAATTATGAAAAGTACGACTATGATTCCAGTCCAAGTGATAGACCTGATTCACCAGAGGAAGATGAAATGATCCTGGATACCGAAAGCCCCACAGCAGAGTTTGTCCCCACAGCAGAGTTTGTCCCCACAGCAGAGTTTGTCCCCACTGCAGAGTTTGTCCCCACAGCAGAGTTTGTCCCCACAGCAGAGTTTGTCCCCACA TTTGTCCCCACTGCAGAGTTTGTCCCCACAGCAGAGTTTGTCCCCACAGCAGAGTTTGTCCCCACAGCAGATGTTGTCCCCACAGTAGAGTTTGTCCCCACTGCAGAGTTTGTCCCCACAGCAGAGTTTGTCCCCACAGCAGAGTTTGTCCCCACAGCAGAGTTTGTCCCCACTGCAGAGTTGAACCCCACCACTGATTTTCCGATTGATTTGGAAGATGTTAACGCAATCCTTGACGctaaccccagccccagtccttATCCAACTCATGACGctaaccccagccccagtccttATCCAACTCATGATGCTAGCACCACAACAGAGCTAGAGGAGTTGGAGGACGATATATTCAGACCAAACTTTGTCGCCAGCCCTAGTCGTGTACCGGATCCCAGTCCCAGCCATAGTCCCATCTCAGAGTTTGAAGAAGAAGACCTGTTACCTCTTAGCCTTGATCCAAGCTTTAGTACCACCTCCAGACCTAGCCAAAGTTCGGGGAGCAGCCATACACCTAGTTCTAACCTAACCAGTATGACAGGCTTGGAGGAAGGCGGGGCTGCAAAGATGAATACAGAGCTGGCCTTCACCTCAACCACCAGTTCTGCCGCACCTACAACAGTCAGGATGAATTCAGACATCGAAGGGTCAGGGTCGGGATTCCTGCCTCAGAGTAGCACCACAGTAGCAGCCCCTGCTGGCGAGGAGGACCAAACATACAACTCCCTAGTCGATAAGCCATTCATTGAAACAAAGACAAGAATTCAAGGCAGCAATAGGCTTGCTCTACCAAGGGAGGAACCGGCAGTGGATACCTCTACAG TTCTTCGTGATGCAGCTGCTGTAAAACCAACCCCATCCAGACAACATGATTCATATACATCGG gttgGTTGATCATCGTTGCCTTCGTCGCGGGCGTGGTGGTCTTGGTCGTAATCTGTGTCGCCATAGGTACCAGAGACAG ATGGAATGCACCGGCCCAGGCTTCTGAGAAGAAGGTCGCCAACGAGAGCTCAGGAGATGAGAAGGCGGAGCGGGAAATGGAGAGGTTTCTGTCTAAAGAGAGGCCAAGGGAAAACATCCACGCTGGAGAGTACACTGTTATACTTCTGGAGGACCTCCCTGAGAAAGAGCCGCTGGACTGA